One Sander vitreus isolate 19-12246 chromosome 22, sanVit1, whole genome shotgun sequence DNA segment encodes these proteins:
- the LOC144537527 gene encoding phosphatidate phosphatase LPIN2-like isoform X4, with amino-acid sequence MNYVGQLAGQVLVTVKELYKGINQATLSGCIDVIVVRQPDGTFQCSPFHVRFGKLGVLRSREKVIDIEINGEPVELHMKLGDNGEAFFVQETEQHNEIVPAHLVTSPIPTEEALFRSREPRCDGSAAENGQPLNPEDSTSGNPQPCSNTAGKKKRRRRRKHKAEPRREEQTTPAGGELELCELSSDEEHNAQNGRASSLSMVKENMDYKQHSPLTALEWDSYPFSDGDWPPCTTREMSEPMSPKSDSELMVKPAESMLRAESHMQWTWGEFPESTRVNKKDKLEPKTLTITPSENTHFRVILSTEAMEEREGERTTDPICSIVKPEPRTIRIDQCSFKPQPPEASSRNTNITKHKPDLSDLMSNSFTSEPCPTNSDLIPKTACKPKWKSSPPSCRDSSTAASVAGNMAGDSAAVCPDPRAPSKPTDSPAKRRGVRKRSQHQGPEDIYLDDLNALEPDVVARYFPKSESEQVEVERRSGSQSPQSVGSAAADSGTECLSDSAGDLPDVTLSLCGGVGENSEILKGFYVSFIPEKFMEHIITYNEFAENPAIIDNPNLVVRIANRYYNWTLAAPLILSMQAFQKNLPKATEEAWVKEKMPKKSGRWWFWRKSSVKQLSSETKSERQESRTTESPSPHQAPETHRQKAAEWSSDDETKELNAVAPARPPTEHVQTEGPALVPCHSYKKSLRLSSDQIASLKLREGPNDVTFSITTQYQGTCRCEGTIYLWNWDDKVIISDIDGTITKSDVFGQILPQLGKDWTHQGIAKLYHSVHENGYKFLYCSARAIGMADMTRGYLHWVNDRGTLLPQGPLMLSPSSLFSAFHREIIEKKPEKFKIECLTDIKNLFFPNTHPFYAAFGNRASDVFAYKQVGVPVCRIFTVNPKGELILEQAKGNKTSYSRLSELVEHVFPLRSSQHSATFSCPEFSSFCYWRQPIAERQNQTQ; translated from the exons ATGAACTACGTGGGGCAGCTAGCAGGCCAGGTGCTGGTGACAGTAAAGGAGCTGTATAAGGGGATCAATCAGGCAACTCTGTCGGGCTGCATCGACGTGATCGTGGTCCGACAGCCTGACGGGACGTTCCAGTGCTCCCCTTTCCATGTCCGCTTTGGAAAACTGGGGGTGCTGCGCTCTAGGGAGAAAGTA ATTGATATAGAAATCAATGGGGAACCTGTAGAGCTGCACATGAAGCTGGGAGACAACGGTGAGGCCTTTTTTGTCCAGGAGACAGAGCAGCACAAT GAGATTGTCCCAGCCCACCTGGTGACCTCGCCCATCCCTACAGAAGAGGCTCTGTTCAGGAGCAGAGAGCCCAGGTGTGATGGATCAGCAGCGGAGAACGGTCAGCCTCTGAATCCAGAAGACTCTACCTCTGGAAACCCCCAACCCTGCTCCAACACCGCCggcaagaagaagagaagacgCAGGAGGAAGCACAAGGCCGAGCCACGCAGGGAGGAGCAAACCACACCTGCAGGCGGGGAGCTGGAGCTGTGTGAGCTCAGTTCAGATGAGGAGCACAATGCGCAAAACGGACG GGCATCATCGCTCTCGATGGTGAAGGAAAATATGGACTACAAGCAACATTCCCCTCTCACCGCCCTCGAATGGGACAGCTACCCTTTCTCTGATGGAGACTGGCCCCCTTGCACTAC CAGGGAGATGTCGGAGCCCATGTCACCCAAGAGTGACTCTGAGCTGATGGTAAAGCCAGCAGAAAGCATGCTCAGGGCTGAGTCCCACATGCAGTGGACCTGGGGAGAGTTTCCAGAATCCACCAGG GTCAACAAAAAGGACAAATTGGAGCCAAAGACGTTGACTATCACTCCCTCTGAGAACACACATTTCAGGGTTATCTTGAGCACAGAAGCCATGGAggaaagggaaggagagagaaccACAGATCCCATTTGCAGTATTGTAAAGCCAGAGCCTCGGACCATCAGAATTGATCAGTGCAGCTTCAAACCACAGCCCCCCGAAGCTTCATCACGCAATACAAACATTACCAAGCACAAGCCAGACCTTTCAGATTTAATGTCCAACAGTTTTACCTCTGAGCCGTGTCCCACTAACTCTGACCTCATCCCAAAAACCGCATGCAAGCCCAAGTGGAAGTCTTCCCCACCCAGCTGCAGGGACAGCAGTACTGCTGCCAGTGTAGCCGGTAACATGGCTGGAGACTCGGCAGCTGTTTGTCCTGATCCAAGAGCCCCATCCAAACCCACCGACTCCCCCGCCAAGAGGAGAG GTGTGAGGAAGAGGAGCCAACATCAGGGACCTGAAGATATTTACCTGGATGACCTGAATGCACTTGAACCCGATGTTGTTGCCCGTTACTTCCCTAAAAG tgagtcTGAGCAGGTTGAGGTGGAGAGGCGCTCTGGATCCCAGTCTCCCCAGTCTGTTGGcagcgcagcagcagacagCGGCACTGagtgtctgtctgactctgctGGCGATCTCCCTGATGTCACCCTGTCACTGTGTGGAGGTGTTGGTGAGAACTCAGAGATCCTTAAAG GCTTTTATGTTTCATTTATTCCAGAAAAATTCATGGAGCACATCATCACCTATAATGAATTTGCAGAGAATCCAGCAATAATCGACAATCCTAATTTGGTAGTTAGAATTGCAAACAG GTATTACAACTGGACACTGGCAGCACCGTTGATACTTAGTATGCAGGCTTTTCAGAAGAACTTGCCAAAG GCTACAGAGGAGGCCTGGGTGAAggagaaaatgccaaaaaagtcTGGACGCTGGTGGTTCTGGAGAAAGAGCAGCGTGAAGCAG TTATCATCAGAGACCAAGTCAGAGAGACAGGAGTCTCGGACCACAGAGAGCCCTTCTCCTCACCAGGCCCCAGAAACACA CAGGCAGAAAGCAGCAGAGTGGTCCAGCGACGATGAGACTAAAGAGCTGAACGCTGTGGCACCTGCTCGGCCacctactgagcatgtgcagacaGAAGGCCCGGCCCTGGTGCCTTGTCACTCTTACAAGAAGTCCCTCCGCCTGTCGTCTGACCAGATA GCCAGCCTGAAGCTAAGAGAGGGCCCCAATGATGTCACCTTCAGCATAACCACTCAGTACCAGGGGACATGTCGCTGCGAGGGAACCATCTACCTGTGGAACTGGGACGACAAGGTCATAATCTCTGACATCGATGGCACCATCACCAA GTCAGATGTGTTTGGTCAAATTCTGCCTCAGCTTGGAAAAGACTGGACTCATCAAGGCATCGCTAAGCTCTACCACTCAGTGCACGA GAATGGTTACAAGTTCCTGTACTGTTCGGCCCGAGCAATCGGCATGGCTGACATGACCCGAGGATATCTGCACTGGGTGAACGATAGAGGGACTCTCCTGCCTCAAGGGCCGCTCATGCTCTCCCCCAGCAGCCTCTTCTCCGCCTTCCACAG AGAGATCATAGAAAAAAAGCCTGAGAAGTTCAAGATCGAATGCCTCACAGACATCAAGAACCTGTTTTTCCCAAACACACATCCCTTCTATGCAGCCTTTGGAAACCGAGCAAGC GACGTGTTTGCCTACAAGCAAGTGGGTGTGCCCGTGTGTCGGATATTCACAGTGAATCCCAAAGGGGAGTTAATCCTCGAGCAAGCCAAAGGCAATAAAACATC ATACAGCCGGCTGAGTGAGCTGGTGGAGCATGTTTTTCCTTTACGAAGTTCACAACACAGCGCCACCTTCAGCTGTCCAGAGTTCAGCTCCTTCTGTTACTGGAGACAGCCGATCGCTGAG
- the LOC144537527 gene encoding phosphatidate phosphatase LPIN2-like isoform X3, with the protein MNYVGQLAGQVLVTVKELYKGINQATLSGCIDVIVVRQPDGTFQCSPFHVRFGKLGVLRSREKVIDIEINGEPVELHMKLGDNGEAFFVQETEQHNEIVPAHLVTSPIPTEEALFRSREPRCDGSAAENGQPLNPEDSTSGNPQPCSNTAGKKKRRRRRKHKAEPRREEQTTPAGGELELCELSSDEEHNAQNGRASSLSMVKENMDYKQHSPLTALEWDSYPFSDGDWPPCTTREMSEPMSPKSDSELMVKPAESMLRAESHMQWTWGEFPESTRVNKKDKLEPKTLTITPSENTHFRVILSTEAMEEREGERTTDPICSIVKPEPRTIRIDQCSFKPQPPEASSRNTNITKHKPDLSDLMSNSFTSEPCPTNSDLIPKTACKPKWKSSPPSCRDSSTAASVAGNMAGDSAAVCPDPRAPSKPTDSPAKRRGVRKRSQHQGPEDIYLDDLNALEPDVVARYFPKSESEQVEVERRSGSQSPQSVGSAAADSGTECLSDSAGDLPDVTLSLCGGVGENSEILKGFYVSFIPEKFMEHIITYNEFAENPAIIDNPNLVVRIANRYYNWTLAAPLILSMQAFQKNLPKATEEAWVKEKMPKKSGRWWFWRKSSVKQLSSETKSERQESRTTESPSPHQAPETQQKAAEWSSDDETKELNAVAPARPPTEHVQTEGPALVPCHSYKKSLRLSSDQIASLKLREGPNDVTFSITTQYQGTCRCEGTIYLWNWDDKVIISDIDGTITKSDVFGQILPQLGKDWTHQGIAKLYHSVHENGYKFLYCSARAIGMADMTRGYLHWVNDRGTLLPQGPLMLSPSSLFSAFHREIIEKKPEKFKIECLTDIKNLFFPNTHPFYAAFGNRASDVFAYKQVGVPVCRIFTVNPKGELILEQAKGNKTSYSRLSELVEHVFPLRSSQHSATFSCPEFSSFCYWRQPIAEGYRFDGLG; encoded by the exons ATGAACTACGTGGGGCAGCTAGCAGGCCAGGTGCTGGTGACAGTAAAGGAGCTGTATAAGGGGATCAATCAGGCAACTCTGTCGGGCTGCATCGACGTGATCGTGGTCCGACAGCCTGACGGGACGTTCCAGTGCTCCCCTTTCCATGTCCGCTTTGGAAAACTGGGGGTGCTGCGCTCTAGGGAGAAAGTA ATTGATATAGAAATCAATGGGGAACCTGTAGAGCTGCACATGAAGCTGGGAGACAACGGTGAGGCCTTTTTTGTCCAGGAGACAGAGCAGCACAAT GAGATTGTCCCAGCCCACCTGGTGACCTCGCCCATCCCTACAGAAGAGGCTCTGTTCAGGAGCAGAGAGCCCAGGTGTGATGGATCAGCAGCGGAGAACGGTCAGCCTCTGAATCCAGAAGACTCTACCTCTGGAAACCCCCAACCCTGCTCCAACACCGCCggcaagaagaagagaagacgCAGGAGGAAGCACAAGGCCGAGCCACGCAGGGAGGAGCAAACCACACCTGCAGGCGGGGAGCTGGAGCTGTGTGAGCTCAGTTCAGATGAGGAGCACAATGCGCAAAACGGACG GGCATCATCGCTCTCGATGGTGAAGGAAAATATGGACTACAAGCAACATTCCCCTCTCACCGCCCTCGAATGGGACAGCTACCCTTTCTCTGATGGAGACTGGCCCCCTTGCACTAC CAGGGAGATGTCGGAGCCCATGTCACCCAAGAGTGACTCTGAGCTGATGGTAAAGCCAGCAGAAAGCATGCTCAGGGCTGAGTCCCACATGCAGTGGACCTGGGGAGAGTTTCCAGAATCCACCAGG GTCAACAAAAAGGACAAATTGGAGCCAAAGACGTTGACTATCACTCCCTCTGAGAACACACATTTCAGGGTTATCTTGAGCACAGAAGCCATGGAggaaagggaaggagagagaaccACAGATCCCATTTGCAGTATTGTAAAGCCAGAGCCTCGGACCATCAGAATTGATCAGTGCAGCTTCAAACCACAGCCCCCCGAAGCTTCATCACGCAATACAAACATTACCAAGCACAAGCCAGACCTTTCAGATTTAATGTCCAACAGTTTTACCTCTGAGCCGTGTCCCACTAACTCTGACCTCATCCCAAAAACCGCATGCAAGCCCAAGTGGAAGTCTTCCCCACCCAGCTGCAGGGACAGCAGTACTGCTGCCAGTGTAGCCGGTAACATGGCTGGAGACTCGGCAGCTGTTTGTCCTGATCCAAGAGCCCCATCCAAACCCACCGACTCCCCCGCCAAGAGGAGAG GTGTGAGGAAGAGGAGCCAACATCAGGGACCTGAAGATATTTACCTGGATGACCTGAATGCACTTGAACCCGATGTTGTTGCCCGTTACTTCCCTAAAAG tgagtcTGAGCAGGTTGAGGTGGAGAGGCGCTCTGGATCCCAGTCTCCCCAGTCTGTTGGcagcgcagcagcagacagCGGCACTGagtgtctgtctgactctgctGGCGATCTCCCTGATGTCACCCTGTCACTGTGTGGAGGTGTTGGTGAGAACTCAGAGATCCTTAAAG GCTTTTATGTTTCATTTATTCCAGAAAAATTCATGGAGCACATCATCACCTATAATGAATTTGCAGAGAATCCAGCAATAATCGACAATCCTAATTTGGTAGTTAGAATTGCAAACAG GTATTACAACTGGACACTGGCAGCACCGTTGATACTTAGTATGCAGGCTTTTCAGAAGAACTTGCCAAAG GCTACAGAGGAGGCCTGGGTGAAggagaaaatgccaaaaaagtcTGGACGCTGGTGGTTCTGGAGAAAGAGCAGCGTGAAGCAG TTATCATCAGAGACCAAGTCAGAGAGACAGGAGTCTCGGACCACAGAGAGCCCTTCTCCTCACCAGGCCCCAGAAACACA GCAGAAAGCAGCAGAGTGGTCCAGCGACGATGAGACTAAAGAGCTGAACGCTGTGGCACCTGCTCGGCCacctactgagcatgtgcagacaGAAGGCCCGGCCCTGGTGCCTTGTCACTCTTACAAGAAGTCCCTCCGCCTGTCGTCTGACCAGATA GCCAGCCTGAAGCTAAGAGAGGGCCCCAATGATGTCACCTTCAGCATAACCACTCAGTACCAGGGGACATGTCGCTGCGAGGGAACCATCTACCTGTGGAACTGGGACGACAAGGTCATAATCTCTGACATCGATGGCACCATCACCAA GTCAGATGTGTTTGGTCAAATTCTGCCTCAGCTTGGAAAAGACTGGACTCATCAAGGCATCGCTAAGCTCTACCACTCAGTGCACGA GAATGGTTACAAGTTCCTGTACTGTTCGGCCCGAGCAATCGGCATGGCTGACATGACCCGAGGATATCTGCACTGGGTGAACGATAGAGGGACTCTCCTGCCTCAAGGGCCGCTCATGCTCTCCCCCAGCAGCCTCTTCTCCGCCTTCCACAG AGAGATCATAGAAAAAAAGCCTGAGAAGTTCAAGATCGAATGCCTCACAGACATCAAGAACCTGTTTTTCCCAAACACACATCCCTTCTATGCAGCCTTTGGAAACCGAGCAAGC GACGTGTTTGCCTACAAGCAAGTGGGTGTGCCCGTGTGTCGGATATTCACAGTGAATCCCAAAGGGGAGTTAATCCTCGAGCAAGCCAAAGGCAATAAAACATC ATACAGCCGGCTGAGTGAGCTGGTGGAGCATGTTTTTCCTTTACGAAGTTCACAACACAGCGCCACCTTCAGCTGTCCAGAGTTCAGCTCCTTCTGTTACTGGAGACAGCCGATCGCTGAG
- the LOC144537527 gene encoding phosphatidate phosphatase LPIN2-like isoform X1 has translation MNYVGQLAGQVLVTVKELYKGINQATLSGCIDVIVVRQPDGTFQCSPFHVRFGKLGVLRSREKVIDIEINGEPVELHMKLGDNGEAFFVQETEQHNEIVPAHLVTSPIPTEEALFRSREPRCDGSAAENGQPLNPEDSTSGNPQPCSNTAGKKKRRRRRKHKAEPRREEQTTPAGGELELCELSSDEEHNAQNGRASSLSMVKENMDYKQHSPLTALEWDSYPFSDGDWPPCTTREMSEPMSPKSDSELMVKPAESMLRAESHMQWTWGEFPESTRVNKKDKLEPKTLTITPSENTHFRVILSTEAMEEREGERTTDPICSIVKPEPRTIRIDQCSFKPQPPEASSRNTNITKHKPDLSDLMSNSFTSEPCPTNSDLIPKTACKPKWKSSPPSCRDSSTAASVAGNMAGDSAAVCPDPRAPSKPTDSPAKRRGVRKRSQHQGPEDIYLDDLNALEPDVVARYFPKSESEQVEVERRSGSQSPQSVGSAAADSGTECLSDSAGDLPDVTLSLCGGVGENSEILKGFYVSFIPEKFMEHIITYNEFAENPAIIDNPNLVVRIANRYYNWTLAAPLILSMQAFQKNLPKATEEAWVKEKMPKKSGRWWFWRKSSVKQLSSETKSERQESRTTESPSPHQAPETHRQKAAEWSSDDETKELNAVAPARPPTEHVQTEGPALVPCHSYKKSLRLSSDQIASLKLREGPNDVTFSITTQYQGTCRCEGTIYLWNWDDKVIISDIDGTITKSDVFGQILPQLGKDWTHQGIAKLYHSVHENGYKFLYCSARAIGMADMTRGYLHWVNDRGTLLPQGPLMLSPSSLFSAFHREIIEKKPEKFKIECLTDIKNLFFPNTHPFYAAFGNRASDVFAYKQVGVPVCRIFTVNPKGELILEQAKGNKTSYSRLSELVEHVFPLRSSQHSATFSCPEFSSFCYWRQPIAEGYRFDGLG, from the exons ATGAACTACGTGGGGCAGCTAGCAGGCCAGGTGCTGGTGACAGTAAAGGAGCTGTATAAGGGGATCAATCAGGCAACTCTGTCGGGCTGCATCGACGTGATCGTGGTCCGACAGCCTGACGGGACGTTCCAGTGCTCCCCTTTCCATGTCCGCTTTGGAAAACTGGGGGTGCTGCGCTCTAGGGAGAAAGTA ATTGATATAGAAATCAATGGGGAACCTGTAGAGCTGCACATGAAGCTGGGAGACAACGGTGAGGCCTTTTTTGTCCAGGAGACAGAGCAGCACAAT GAGATTGTCCCAGCCCACCTGGTGACCTCGCCCATCCCTACAGAAGAGGCTCTGTTCAGGAGCAGAGAGCCCAGGTGTGATGGATCAGCAGCGGAGAACGGTCAGCCTCTGAATCCAGAAGACTCTACCTCTGGAAACCCCCAACCCTGCTCCAACACCGCCggcaagaagaagagaagacgCAGGAGGAAGCACAAGGCCGAGCCACGCAGGGAGGAGCAAACCACACCTGCAGGCGGGGAGCTGGAGCTGTGTGAGCTCAGTTCAGATGAGGAGCACAATGCGCAAAACGGACG GGCATCATCGCTCTCGATGGTGAAGGAAAATATGGACTACAAGCAACATTCCCCTCTCACCGCCCTCGAATGGGACAGCTACCCTTTCTCTGATGGAGACTGGCCCCCTTGCACTAC CAGGGAGATGTCGGAGCCCATGTCACCCAAGAGTGACTCTGAGCTGATGGTAAAGCCAGCAGAAAGCATGCTCAGGGCTGAGTCCCACATGCAGTGGACCTGGGGAGAGTTTCCAGAATCCACCAGG GTCAACAAAAAGGACAAATTGGAGCCAAAGACGTTGACTATCACTCCCTCTGAGAACACACATTTCAGGGTTATCTTGAGCACAGAAGCCATGGAggaaagggaaggagagagaaccACAGATCCCATTTGCAGTATTGTAAAGCCAGAGCCTCGGACCATCAGAATTGATCAGTGCAGCTTCAAACCACAGCCCCCCGAAGCTTCATCACGCAATACAAACATTACCAAGCACAAGCCAGACCTTTCAGATTTAATGTCCAACAGTTTTACCTCTGAGCCGTGTCCCACTAACTCTGACCTCATCCCAAAAACCGCATGCAAGCCCAAGTGGAAGTCTTCCCCACCCAGCTGCAGGGACAGCAGTACTGCTGCCAGTGTAGCCGGTAACATGGCTGGAGACTCGGCAGCTGTTTGTCCTGATCCAAGAGCCCCATCCAAACCCACCGACTCCCCCGCCAAGAGGAGAG GTGTGAGGAAGAGGAGCCAACATCAGGGACCTGAAGATATTTACCTGGATGACCTGAATGCACTTGAACCCGATGTTGTTGCCCGTTACTTCCCTAAAAG tgagtcTGAGCAGGTTGAGGTGGAGAGGCGCTCTGGATCCCAGTCTCCCCAGTCTGTTGGcagcgcagcagcagacagCGGCACTGagtgtctgtctgactctgctGGCGATCTCCCTGATGTCACCCTGTCACTGTGTGGAGGTGTTGGTGAGAACTCAGAGATCCTTAAAG GCTTTTATGTTTCATTTATTCCAGAAAAATTCATGGAGCACATCATCACCTATAATGAATTTGCAGAGAATCCAGCAATAATCGACAATCCTAATTTGGTAGTTAGAATTGCAAACAG GTATTACAACTGGACACTGGCAGCACCGTTGATACTTAGTATGCAGGCTTTTCAGAAGAACTTGCCAAAG GCTACAGAGGAGGCCTGGGTGAAggagaaaatgccaaaaaagtcTGGACGCTGGTGGTTCTGGAGAAAGAGCAGCGTGAAGCAG TTATCATCAGAGACCAAGTCAGAGAGACAGGAGTCTCGGACCACAGAGAGCCCTTCTCCTCACCAGGCCCCAGAAACACA CAGGCAGAAAGCAGCAGAGTGGTCCAGCGACGATGAGACTAAAGAGCTGAACGCTGTGGCACCTGCTCGGCCacctactgagcatgtgcagacaGAAGGCCCGGCCCTGGTGCCTTGTCACTCTTACAAGAAGTCCCTCCGCCTGTCGTCTGACCAGATA GCCAGCCTGAAGCTAAGAGAGGGCCCCAATGATGTCACCTTCAGCATAACCACTCAGTACCAGGGGACATGTCGCTGCGAGGGAACCATCTACCTGTGGAACTGGGACGACAAGGTCATAATCTCTGACATCGATGGCACCATCACCAA GTCAGATGTGTTTGGTCAAATTCTGCCTCAGCTTGGAAAAGACTGGACTCATCAAGGCATCGCTAAGCTCTACCACTCAGTGCACGA GAATGGTTACAAGTTCCTGTACTGTTCGGCCCGAGCAATCGGCATGGCTGACATGACCCGAGGATATCTGCACTGGGTGAACGATAGAGGGACTCTCCTGCCTCAAGGGCCGCTCATGCTCTCCCCCAGCAGCCTCTTCTCCGCCTTCCACAG AGAGATCATAGAAAAAAAGCCTGAGAAGTTCAAGATCGAATGCCTCACAGACATCAAGAACCTGTTTTTCCCAAACACACATCCCTTCTATGCAGCCTTTGGAAACCGAGCAAGC GACGTGTTTGCCTACAAGCAAGTGGGTGTGCCCGTGTGTCGGATATTCACAGTGAATCCCAAAGGGGAGTTAATCCTCGAGCAAGCCAAAGGCAATAAAACATC ATACAGCCGGCTGAGTGAGCTGGTGGAGCATGTTTTTCCTTTACGAAGTTCACAACACAGCGCCACCTTCAGCTGTCCAGAGTTCAGCTCCTTCTGTTACTGGAGACAGCCGATCGCTGAG